Genomic window (Thermoproteota archaeon):
GGATCCAGTATAGTTCCCAGTCTCCTCCTCCACTCCCAAAGCTCTCCAACGTCATCGGATGTGAGGGCACCCGCGATTACATCGTTGTGGCCCGCCAAGTACTTGGTGGCGCTCTGGATCGAGTATGAAGCGAATTTACTGGGTTTCAGCAGGACAGGAGAGGCGAATGTGTTATCTACTGCCAGCTCCACCCCCTTCTCCTCACACCTGTCCGATAGAGATGGGAGATCGGGCACCCTCAGCATGGGGTTGGTTATCGTTTCGACGAAGATGAGACCCCACTCGCTGGACACGGCATCCACTACCTCTTTGATCGGAACCAGCTTAACTCGAAAGCCCATCCCTCTCAGATGAAGGGCGAGAGCCACCGTGGTTGGATAAGCGTCAACACCCATCAAGATGCCCTCTCTAGCCTTAGATAGTAGGAGGGTCGAGATGGATGCCATGCCGCTGTTGAAAGCCAGTCCGTCTTCGAAACCATCTAGGTCAGCTAGGCTCCTCTCGAGCGCTCGGACGGTGGGATTCTCCTCCCTCGAATACTTCAGGTCCGTGCCCCTGTCCGAGATGCTGGGTTCACCGGTGGGAAGTGGATTGAGAAAGGTGGCCGTCATGTAGATCGGGGTCTCCAACGGGATGAAGTTTGGCATGGGCCTTCAGGAAATTCCCTGGTAATAATTTTAAGTAATGAGATATTCCTAAAGGAATAATGATAAGGGACCTTTCCTCGATAGCGAGGGAGAGGAGGGCGCTGGGTCTGAGCCAGAAGGAGCTCGCTAAGATGGCGGGGGTTAGTCAATCACTTATCTCAAAGGTGGAGAGGGGGCAGATGGTCCCCAGCTACGAGGTTGCGCTGAGGATATTCGAGGCTTTGGAGAGGGCCAGGCGGAAGAGGGGATGCACCAAGGCGTCTGAGGTGATGAGCTCCCCCGTGATACACGTGACTCCGGAGGAGACTGTCAGTAGGGCCATCTCCATAATGGGAGAGAGGGGGATCTCCCAGCTTCCCGTGATGACCGGCGGGAGAGTGGTAGGTTCGGTGACGGAGGAGGGGCTACTGAGGAAGCTCTCCTCCCTATCCCCGGAGTCGAGGGTGGAGGAGGTCTTGGAGGAGGCCTTCCCCATTCTGCCAGCTGACGCCTCCCTTCCCCTCCTGAGGGATATGCTCTTCCTCTATCCAGCGGTCCTCATCCAGGAGAGGGGAAGGATCGTGGGAATAGTCACAAAGAGCGACCTCCTAAAGGGTCTGGGGAGGGAGTGCTAACCCCAATCTCGGAAGGGCTGAGCTTCAGTCATCATCCTCTTCGACCCACCAGTAAGAGGTAGGCGTATATCACGAATCCCTCCACTAGGGAGAAGATGAGGGCCATTTGGAGGTCCTTTCCTATACCCCTGGTGACGAACCCCTCCACCAGAGCGGCGTACACCAGTACTAGCAGGGCCAGCCCCAGCACTCCTAGCTTGCCCCTTATTACCTCACCCGCAGATCTCAACCTGCTCCCCGATCGGGGTACTATAATCTCTCTCACCGCGGAGAGGGCTATGGATGTCGAGATGAATATGGCAGTGAGCTCTGGAACTCCGTGAGGTAGGATCAAGCCCAAGGTCTGTACGGGCCCTGCCTTGGATACGACGATCACGAGTCCGACTAGGGCTCCGTTGGCGGTCAGCACCAGGGGTGCGGGGAATATCGCAGGGGCAGTGCCAACAACGGTGAGGGCCACCCTGACGTTGTTCATCAGGATAAGAAGTGAGAGGATCACGGGATTCAGCTGGCTCACCGCCTCTCCCCTTCCGAACAGCTCCTTCAGGAGAGTTTCGAGCCACGCAGGCCTGTAGTTGTAGGCTGCGAGGAGGGAGGCCGTGAATATCATTAGGGAGAGGAGGAAGTAGGGGGCCAGCTCCCTGAACTCCCTCGGTCCTTCCAAGAACACTCTCCTGACATCGAAGCCTCCTCGCGGAGGTTCTCTCATAAGGGCCCTCATCAGTTCGACTCTGTTCCTTAGTATCTCCCTGCTCTCAACGTGATAACACAGCTCCGCGGCCCTCTCATAGATCCTCGTTATTTTCTCAGGTCCTAAAAGGGTGAGCGAGAGTCTGGGCCTGGTGGCGAGGACGAAGGCCGCGCTCGCGACCTCCTCGGGGACCTCCTCCGGCAGCTCGTCGATCTTCACCCCACTAGAGAGCCTCTTCACCAGCTCCTCCCCTCCCTCCATAGTCATCAGCTCCTGTGACGTTGCCTCAAGTATCCCCTTCCTTATGTCCACGGCCACATCAGATCTGCCGGACGGCAGCTCCAAGGTGAGGAGGTCTTTGGATGCCACGACAGTTCCTGCCGCCAGATCGCCTATCCTCGTGCCATCTGTGAAGAGGATAGATAGATAAAGGGTCAGGGCGTCCACCAGTCTGAGCAAGTTCCGGACGATCGAGTCCTCCATCGATACCTTGGAGAGGGTGT
Coding sequences:
- a CDS encoding PLP-dependent transferase, whose protein sequence is MPNFIPLETPIYMTATFLNPLPTGEPSISDRGTDLKYSREENPTVRALERSLADLDGFEDGLAFNSGMASISTLLLSKAREGILMGVDAYPTTVALALHLRGMGFRVKLVPIKEVVDAVSSEWGLIFVETITNPMLRVPDLPSLSDRCEEKGVELAVDNTFASPVLLKPSKFASYSIQSATKYLAGHNDVIAGALTSDDVGELWEWRRRLGTILDPFRAFLVLRGLQTLELRVKRHSQTALEVAKFLEGCDLVEEVRYPGLKSHPDHRIARELFHGMYGGVITFIPKVDPERMFRHLRVVRPAPSLGAPASLISRPLTSASSLSPSLVKEMGISERTVRLSVGLEDPRIIIDDLKRALELARAPSQEGEVSSFISW
- a CDS encoding CBS domain-containing protein yields the protein MIRDLSSIARERRALGLSQKELAKMAGVSQSLISKVERGQMVPSYEVALRIFEALERARRKRGCTKASEVMSSPVIHVTPEETVSRAISIMGERGISQLPVMTGGRVVGSVTEEGLLRKLSSLSPESRVEEVLEEAFPILPADASLPLLRDMLFLYPAVLIQERGRIVGIVTKSDLLKGLGREC
- a CDS encoding stage II sporulation protein M; translated protein: MRPSKLSTRVIAHLIDLSIVTLAYVPVVLFAEPLTEGAGFLGLSLLSSIFLLIFLGYFTLFEGLTSSTPGKRALGLRVISLNTLSKVSMEDSIVRNLLRLVDALTLYLSILFTDGTRIGDLAAGTVVASKDLLTLELPSGRSDVAVDIRKGILEATSQELMTMEGGEELVKRLSSGVKIDELPEEVPEEVASAAFVLATRPRLSLTLLGPEKITRIYERAAELCYHVESREILRNRVELMRALMREPPRGGFDVRRVFLEGPREFRELAPYFLLSLMIFTASLLAAYNYRPAWLETLLKELFGRGEAVSQLNPVILSLLILMNNVRVALTVVGTAPAIFPAPLVLTANGALVGLVIVVSKAGPVQTLGLILPHGVPELTAIFISTSIALSAVREIIVPRSGSRLRSAGEVIRGKLGVLGLALLVLVYAALVEGFVTRGIGKDLQMALIFSLVEGFVIYAYLLLVGRRG